From a single Ornithodoros turicata isolate Travis chromosome 8, ASM3712646v1, whole genome shotgun sequence genomic region:
- the LOC135366963 gene encoding serine/threonine-protein kinase tousled-like 2 isoform X9 — protein MNQHAPRFGLSGDHEPMFLSPMCTLQRWEVETMDNIHSLDPRKQELLEARFLGNRQLCNNLGGQVPYLGQAMAVSQPASGSLGGGVVCGGSSASLPPSSQVLAHVSSSGSSSNTNHNQDSNMSTASLGSQHSDKEIEASDKHHRTPPQTERKRKRKDDGVAAGKGGRAGENPKKVNEYFKNQVHSPSCYGGAKSPVPQGYCLGGSPLVSQLTPTLSSMDYPGLMAPPQQRMLQTTSRQIQTDLTINKIKELESKSALDLEIRDNRIDELQRGSEELRRQMQAQQKVIQKQEEQLLKCIDVTKQLLIEKSAMEKKQSRQKCMQNRLRLGQFVTQRQGASFVENWVDGYAFNELLRKQEQITSEREEIERQRKLLCKKKPTTGQPKGKGATNGAAALANGEFVKPESPKDMAVLQRLSWYEYYEQEEILKLRQVSLKKEDTDLQLELEKLERERNLHIRELKRIHNEDQSRFNNHPVLNDRYLLLILLGKGGFSEVHKAFDLKEQRYVACKIHQLNKDWKDDKKANYIKHALREYNIHKSLDHPRVVKLYDVFEIDPNSFCTVLEYCDGHDLDFYLKQHKSIPEREARCIVMQVVHALKYLNEIKPPIIHYDLKPGNILLGSGSLSGEIKITDFGLSKIMDDENYSPEYGMDLTSQGAGTYWYLPPECFVVGKNPPKISSKVDVWSVGVIFYQCLYGKKPFGHNQSQATILEENTILKATDVEFPPKPVVSNEAKQFIRRCLQYRKEDRIDVFTLSNEEYLKPNYSKHSRQSSASDKDKS, from the exons ATGAACCAACACGCCCCGAGGTTTGGACTCTCGGGGGACCACGAACCGATGTTTCTCTCGCCCATGTGCACGTTGCAAAG GTGGGAGGTGGAGACAATGGACAACATCCATAGTCTTGACCCACGGAAACAAGAACTCCTAGAAGCGAGGTTTCTCGGAAACCGG CAATTGTGCAACAACCTAGGTGGCCAAGTGCCGTACCTGGGCCAGGCGATGGCGGTGTCCCAGCCGGCATCTGGGAGCCTGGGGGGTGGAGTAGTTTGTGGGGGAAGCAGCGCTTCGCTGCCCCCCTCATCTCAAGTTCTGGCTCATGTGTCTTCCTCTGGCAGTTCTAGCAACACCAACCACAATCAGGACTCTAATATGAGTACCGCCAGCCTGGGCTCCCAACATAGTGATAAAGAAATTGAG GCATCAGATAAGCACCACAGAACACCTCCCCaaacagaaaggaaaagaaaacggaaagatgACGGTGTAGCGGCAG GCAAAGGGGGTAGGGCAGGTGAAAATCCGAAGAAAGTGAATGAATATTTCAAG AACCAGGTCCATAGCCCTAGCTGCTATGGGGGGGCCAAGTCGCCCGTTCCTCAGGGCTACTGCCTG GGTGGCAGCCCGTTAGTGTCCCAGTTGACACCAACATTGAGCAGCATGGACTACCCTGGTCTCATGGCGCCGCCACAACAGAGGATGCTCCAGACAACGAGTCGGCAAATACAAACAGACCTCACCATCAATAAAATCAAGGAACTAGAAAGCAAATCAGCCCTGGACCTGGAAATAAGGGACAACAGGATAGATGAACTACAGAGG GGAAGCGAGGAGCTGAGGCGGCAAATGCAGGCACAACAGAAGGTCATTCAGAAGCAGGAGGAGCAACTGTTAAAATGTATAGATGTAACAAAGCAACTGTTAATAGAAAAG TCTGCCATGGAGAAGAAACAGTCCCGGCAGAAATGTATGCAAAATCGGTTAAGGCTAGGGCAGTTCGTCACACAGCGGCAGGGAGCATCCTTTGTGGAGAACTGGGTGGATGGGTACGCCTTCAACGAGCTCTTGAG GAAACAGGAGCAAATCACTTCAGAGCGGGAAGAAATTGAGAGGCAAAGGAAATTGCTGTGCAAGAAAAAGCCTACGACGGGGCAACCCAAGGGCAAGGGCGCAACCAACGGTGCTGCAGCCCTCGCCAACGGGGAATTTGTGAAACCGGAATCACCTAAGGA CATGGCAGTCCTGCAGCggttgtcctggtatgagtaCTACGAGCAGGAGGAAATTTTGAAGCTGCGACAGGTCTCTCTCAAGAAAGAGGACACGGACTTGCAGCTTGAGCTCGAAAAGCTGGAGCGTGAGCGGAACCTACACATACGTGAGCTGAAACGCATCCACAACGAAGACCAGTCTCGTTTCAACAACCACCCGGTGCTCAATGACCGCTACCTCTTGCTCATCCTTTTGGGTAAAGGAGGGTTTAGTGAAGTACATAAG GCGTTTGACTTGAAAGAACAGAGGTACGTAGCCTGTAAAATACATCAGCTGAACAAAGACTGGAAGGACGACAAGAAGGCCAATTATATAAA ACATGCCCTGCGAGAGTACAACATACACAAGTCGTTGGACCACCCCAGAGTGGTGAAGCTGTACGACGTCTTTGAGATCGACCCCAACTC GTTCTGCACGGTGCTGGAGTACTGTGATGGGCACGACCTGGACTTCTACCTCAAGCAGCACAAGTCCATCCCCGAAAGGGAAGCTCGCTGCATTGTCATGCAGGTGGTGCATGCCCTCAAGTACCTCAATGAGATAAAGCCTCCGATCATTCACTATGACCTAAAACCCG GCAATATCCTGCTGGGTAGCGGGAGCCTTAGCGGCGAGATCAAGATCACGGACTTTGGGCTGAGCAAGATAATGGATGACGAGAACTACAGCCCTGAGTACGGTATGGACCTGACCTCGCAGGGCGCCGGCACGTACTGGTACCTGCCGCCAGAGTGCTTTGTGGTGGGCAAGAATCCGCCCAAGATATCCTCAAAAGTGGATGTTTGGAGCGTGGGTGTCATATTCTACCAATGTCTCTATGGGAAAAAG CCGTTTGGACACAACCAGTCACAAGCAACAATCCTAGAGGAGAACACAATCCTGAAGGCAACGGATGTTGAGTTTCCTCCCAAGCCTGTAGTCAGCAATGAAGCCAAG CAATTCATCAGGCGCTGCCTACAGTACCGGAAAGAAGACCGTATCGATGTGTTCACACTATCCAATGAGGAGTACCTGAAACCCAACTATTCAAAGCACAGCCGCCAGTCCAGTGCCTCGGACAAGGACAAATCGTAG
- the LOC135366963 gene encoding serine/threonine-protein kinase tousled-like 2 isoform X3, producing MNQHAPRFGLSGDHEPMFLSPMCTLQRWEVETMDNIHSLDPRKQELLEARFLGNRQLCNNLGGQVPYLGQAMAVSQPASGSLGGGVVCGGSSASLPPSSQVLAHVSSSGSSSNTNHNQDSNMSTASLGSQHSDKEIEASDKHHRTPPQTERKRKRKDDGVAAGKGGRAGENPKKVNEYFKNQVHSPSCYGGAKSPVPQGYCLVAAGVFQGGSPLVSQLTPTLSSMDYPGLMAPPQQRMLQTTSRQIQTDLTINKIKELESKSALDLEIRDNRIDELQRGSEELRRQMQAQQKVIQKQEEQLLKCIDVTKQLLIEKSAMEKKQSRQKCMQNRLRLGQFVTQRQGASFVENWVDGYAFNELLRKQEQITSEREEIERQRKLLCKKKPTTGQPKGKGATNGAAALANGEFVKPESPKDMAVLQRLSWYEYYEQEEILKLRQVSLKKEDTDLQLELEKLERERNLHIRELKRIHNEDQSRFNNHPVLNDRYLLLILLGKGGFSEVHKAFDLKEQRYVACKIHQLNKDWKDDKKANYIKHALREYNIHKSLDHPRVVKLYDVFEIDPNSVTNWMLPLVPGRFCTVLEYCDGHDLDFYLKQHKSIPEREARCIVMQVVHALKYLNEIKPPIIHYDLKPGNILLGSGSLSGEIKITDFGLSKIMDDENYSPEYGMDLTSQGAGTYWYLPPECFVVGKNPPKISSKVDVWSVGVIFYQCLYGKKPFGHNQSQATILEENTILKATDVEFPPKPVVSNEAKQFIRRCLQYRKEDRIDVFTLSNEEYLKPNYSKHSRQSSASDKDKS from the exons ATGAACCAACACGCCCCGAGGTTTGGACTCTCGGGGGACCACGAACCGATGTTTCTCTCGCCCATGTGCACGTTGCAAAG GTGGGAGGTGGAGACAATGGACAACATCCATAGTCTTGACCCACGGAAACAAGAACTCCTAGAAGCGAGGTTTCTCGGAAACCGG CAATTGTGCAACAACCTAGGTGGCCAAGTGCCGTACCTGGGCCAGGCGATGGCGGTGTCCCAGCCGGCATCTGGGAGCCTGGGGGGTGGAGTAGTTTGTGGGGGAAGCAGCGCTTCGCTGCCCCCCTCATCTCAAGTTCTGGCTCATGTGTCTTCCTCTGGCAGTTCTAGCAACACCAACCACAATCAGGACTCTAATATGAGTACCGCCAGCCTGGGCTCCCAACATAGTGATAAAGAAATTGAG GCATCAGATAAGCACCACAGAACACCTCCCCaaacagaaaggaaaagaaaacggaaagatgACGGTGTAGCGGCAG GCAAAGGGGGTAGGGCAGGTGAAAATCCGAAGAAAGTGAATGAATATTTCAAG AACCAGGTCCATAGCCCTAGCTGCTATGGGGGGGCCAAGTCGCCCGTTCCTCAGGGCTACTGCCTG GTCGCTGCTGGTGTATTTCAGGGTGGCAGCCCGTTAGTGTCCCAGTTGACACCAACATTGAGCAGCATGGACTACCCTGGTCTCATGGCGCCGCCACAACAGAGGATGCTCCAGACAACGAGTCGGCAAATACAAACAGACCTCACCATCAATAAAATCAAGGAACTAGAAAGCAAATCAGCCCTGGACCTGGAAATAAGGGACAACAGGATAGATGAACTACAGAGG GGAAGCGAGGAGCTGAGGCGGCAAATGCAGGCACAACAGAAGGTCATTCAGAAGCAGGAGGAGCAACTGTTAAAATGTATAGATGTAACAAAGCAACTGTTAATAGAAAAG TCTGCCATGGAGAAGAAACAGTCCCGGCAGAAATGTATGCAAAATCGGTTAAGGCTAGGGCAGTTCGTCACACAGCGGCAGGGAGCATCCTTTGTGGAGAACTGGGTGGATGGGTACGCCTTCAACGAGCTCTTGAG GAAACAGGAGCAAATCACTTCAGAGCGGGAAGAAATTGAGAGGCAAAGGAAATTGCTGTGCAAGAAAAAGCCTACGACGGGGCAACCCAAGGGCAAGGGCGCAACCAACGGTGCTGCAGCCCTCGCCAACGGGGAATTTGTGAAACCGGAATCACCTAAGGA CATGGCAGTCCTGCAGCggttgtcctggtatgagtaCTACGAGCAGGAGGAAATTTTGAAGCTGCGACAGGTCTCTCTCAAGAAAGAGGACACGGACTTGCAGCTTGAGCTCGAAAAGCTGGAGCGTGAGCGGAACCTACACATACGTGAGCTGAAACGCATCCACAACGAAGACCAGTCTCGTTTCAACAACCACCCGGTGCTCAATGACCGCTACCTCTTGCTCATCCTTTTGGGTAAAGGAGGGTTTAGTGAAGTACATAAG GCGTTTGACTTGAAAGAACAGAGGTACGTAGCCTGTAAAATACATCAGCTGAACAAAGACTGGAAGGACGACAAGAAGGCCAATTATATAAA ACATGCCCTGCGAGAGTACAACATACACAAGTCGTTGGACCACCCCAGAGTGGTGAAGCTGTACGACGTCTTTGAGATCGACCCCAACTC GGTTACTAACTGGATGCTACCACTGGTCCCTGGCAGGTTCTGCACGGTGCTGGAGTACTGTGATGGGCACGACCTGGACTTCTACCTCAAGCAGCACAAGTCCATCCCCGAAAGGGAAGCTCGCTGCATTGTCATGCAGGTGGTGCATGCCCTCAAGTACCTCAATGAGATAAAGCCTCCGATCATTCACTATGACCTAAAACCCG GCAATATCCTGCTGGGTAGCGGGAGCCTTAGCGGCGAGATCAAGATCACGGACTTTGGGCTGAGCAAGATAATGGATGACGAGAACTACAGCCCTGAGTACGGTATGGACCTGACCTCGCAGGGCGCCGGCACGTACTGGTACCTGCCGCCAGAGTGCTTTGTGGTGGGCAAGAATCCGCCCAAGATATCCTCAAAAGTGGATGTTTGGAGCGTGGGTGTCATATTCTACCAATGTCTCTATGGGAAAAAG CCGTTTGGACACAACCAGTCACAAGCAACAATCCTAGAGGAGAACACAATCCTGAAGGCAACGGATGTTGAGTTTCCTCCCAAGCCTGTAGTCAGCAATGAAGCCAAG CAATTCATCAGGCGCTGCCTACAGTACCGGAAAGAAGACCGTATCGATGTGTTCACACTATCCAATGAGGAGTACCTGAAACCCAACTATTCAAAGCACAGCCGCCAGTCCAGTGCCTCGGACAAGGACAAATCGTAG
- the LOC135366963 gene encoding serine/threonine-protein kinase tousled-like 2 isoform X2, producing MEEMRCNEKHGYPSRNATHQAPSTIVRGCLKTSLRWEVETMDNIHSLDPRKQELLEARFLGNRQLCNNLGGQVPYLGQAMAVSQPASGSLGGGVVCGGSSASLPPSSQVLAHVSSSGSSSNTNHNQDSNMSTASLGSQHSDKEIEASDKHHRTPPQTERKRKRKDDGVAAGKGGRAGENPKKVNEYFKNQVHSPSCYGGAKSPVPQGYCLGGSPLVSQLTPTLSSMDYPGLMAPPQQRMLQTTSRQIQTDLTINKIKELESKSALDLEIRDNRIDELQRGSEELRRQMQAQQKVIQKQEEQLLKCIDVTKQLLIEKSAMEKKQSRQKCMQNRLRLGQFVTQRQGASFVENWVDGYAFNELLRKQEQITSEREEIERQRKLLCKKKPTTGQPKGKGATNGAAALANGEFVKPESPKDMAVLQRLSWYEYYEQEEILKLRQVSLKKEDTDLQLELEKLERERNLHIRELKRIHNEDQSRFNNHPVLNDRYLLLILLGKGGFSEVHKAFDLKEQRYVACKIHQLNKDWKDDKKANYIKHALREYNIHKSLDHPRVVKLYDVFEIDPNSVTNWMLPLVPGRFCTVLEYCDGHDLDFYLKQHKSIPEREARCIVMQVVHALKYLNEIKPPIIHYDLKPGNILLGSGSLSGEIKITDFGLSKIMDDENYSPEYGMDLTSQGAGTYWYLPPECFVVGKNPPKISSKVDVWSVGVIFYQCLYGKKPFGHNQSQATILEENTILKATDVEFPPKPVVSNEAKQFIRRCLQYRKEDRIDVFTLSNEEYLKPNYSKHSRQSSASDKDKS from the exons GTGGGAGGTGGAGACAATGGACAACATCCATAGTCTTGACCCACGGAAACAAGAACTCCTAGAAGCGAGGTTTCTCGGAAACCGG CAATTGTGCAACAACCTAGGTGGCCAAGTGCCGTACCTGGGCCAGGCGATGGCGGTGTCCCAGCCGGCATCTGGGAGCCTGGGGGGTGGAGTAGTTTGTGGGGGAAGCAGCGCTTCGCTGCCCCCCTCATCTCAAGTTCTGGCTCATGTGTCTTCCTCTGGCAGTTCTAGCAACACCAACCACAATCAGGACTCTAATATGAGTACCGCCAGCCTGGGCTCCCAACATAGTGATAAAGAAATTGAG GCATCAGATAAGCACCACAGAACACCTCCCCaaacagaaaggaaaagaaaacggaaagatgACGGTGTAGCGGCAG GCAAAGGGGGTAGGGCAGGTGAAAATCCGAAGAAAGTGAATGAATATTTCAAG AACCAGGTCCATAGCCCTAGCTGCTATGGGGGGGCCAAGTCGCCCGTTCCTCAGGGCTACTGCCTG GGTGGCAGCCCGTTAGTGTCCCAGTTGACACCAACATTGAGCAGCATGGACTACCCTGGTCTCATGGCGCCGCCACAACAGAGGATGCTCCAGACAACGAGTCGGCAAATACAAACAGACCTCACCATCAATAAAATCAAGGAACTAGAAAGCAAATCAGCCCTGGACCTGGAAATAAGGGACAACAGGATAGATGAACTACAGAGG GGAAGCGAGGAGCTGAGGCGGCAAATGCAGGCACAACAGAAGGTCATTCAGAAGCAGGAGGAGCAACTGTTAAAATGTATAGATGTAACAAAGCAACTGTTAATAGAAAAG TCTGCCATGGAGAAGAAACAGTCCCGGCAGAAATGTATGCAAAATCGGTTAAGGCTAGGGCAGTTCGTCACACAGCGGCAGGGAGCATCCTTTGTGGAGAACTGGGTGGATGGGTACGCCTTCAACGAGCTCTTGAG GAAACAGGAGCAAATCACTTCAGAGCGGGAAGAAATTGAGAGGCAAAGGAAATTGCTGTGCAAGAAAAAGCCTACGACGGGGCAACCCAAGGGCAAGGGCGCAACCAACGGTGCTGCAGCCCTCGCCAACGGGGAATTTGTGAAACCGGAATCACCTAAGGA CATGGCAGTCCTGCAGCggttgtcctggtatgagtaCTACGAGCAGGAGGAAATTTTGAAGCTGCGACAGGTCTCTCTCAAGAAAGAGGACACGGACTTGCAGCTTGAGCTCGAAAAGCTGGAGCGTGAGCGGAACCTACACATACGTGAGCTGAAACGCATCCACAACGAAGACCAGTCTCGTTTCAACAACCACCCGGTGCTCAATGACCGCTACCTCTTGCTCATCCTTTTGGGTAAAGGAGGGTTTAGTGAAGTACATAAG GCGTTTGACTTGAAAGAACAGAGGTACGTAGCCTGTAAAATACATCAGCTGAACAAAGACTGGAAGGACGACAAGAAGGCCAATTATATAAA ACATGCCCTGCGAGAGTACAACATACACAAGTCGTTGGACCACCCCAGAGTGGTGAAGCTGTACGACGTCTTTGAGATCGACCCCAACTC GGTTACTAACTGGATGCTACCACTGGTCCCTGGCAGGTTCTGCACGGTGCTGGAGTACTGTGATGGGCACGACCTGGACTTCTACCTCAAGCAGCACAAGTCCATCCCCGAAAGGGAAGCTCGCTGCATTGTCATGCAGGTGGTGCATGCCCTCAAGTACCTCAATGAGATAAAGCCTCCGATCATTCACTATGACCTAAAACCCG GCAATATCCTGCTGGGTAGCGGGAGCCTTAGCGGCGAGATCAAGATCACGGACTTTGGGCTGAGCAAGATAATGGATGACGAGAACTACAGCCCTGAGTACGGTATGGACCTGACCTCGCAGGGCGCCGGCACGTACTGGTACCTGCCGCCAGAGTGCTTTGTGGTGGGCAAGAATCCGCCCAAGATATCCTCAAAAGTGGATGTTTGGAGCGTGGGTGTCATATTCTACCAATGTCTCTATGGGAAAAAG CCGTTTGGACACAACCAGTCACAAGCAACAATCCTAGAGGAGAACACAATCCTGAAGGCAACGGATGTTGAGTTTCCTCCCAAGCCTGTAGTCAGCAATGAAGCCAAG CAATTCATCAGGCGCTGCCTACAGTACCGGAAAGAAGACCGTATCGATGTGTTCACACTATCCAATGAGGAGTACCTGAAACCCAACTATTCAAAGCACAGCCGCCAGTCCAGTGCCTCGGACAAGGACAAATCGTAG
- the LOC135366963 gene encoding serine/threonine-protein kinase tousled-like 2 isoform X7: MEEMRCNEKHGYPSRNATHQAPSTIVRGCLKTSLRWEVETMDNIHSLDPRKQELLEARFLGNRQLCNNLGGQVPYLGQAMAVSQPASGSLGGGVVCGGSSASLPPSSQVLAHVSSSGSSSNTNHNQDSNMSTASLGSQHSDKEIEASDKHHRTPPQTERKRKRKDDGVAAGKGGRAGENPKKVNEYFKGGSPLVSQLTPTLSSMDYPGLMAPPQQRMLQTTSRQIQTDLTINKIKELESKSALDLEIRDNRIDELQRGSEELRRQMQAQQKVIQKQEEQLLKCIDVTKQLLIEKSAMEKKQSRQKCMQNRLRLGQFVTQRQGASFVENWVDGYAFNELLRKQEQITSEREEIERQRKLLCKKKPTTGQPKGKGATNGAAALANGEFVKPESPKDMAVLQRLSWYEYYEQEEILKLRQVSLKKEDTDLQLELEKLERERNLHIRELKRIHNEDQSRFNNHPVLNDRYLLLILLGKGGFSEVHKAFDLKEQRYVACKIHQLNKDWKDDKKANYIKHALREYNIHKSLDHPRVVKLYDVFEIDPNSVTNWMLPLVPGRFCTVLEYCDGHDLDFYLKQHKSIPEREARCIVMQVVHALKYLNEIKPPIIHYDLKPGNILLGSGSLSGEIKITDFGLSKIMDDENYSPEYGMDLTSQGAGTYWYLPPECFVVGKNPPKISSKVDVWSVGVIFYQCLYGKKPFGHNQSQATILEENTILKATDVEFPPKPVVSNEAKQFIRRCLQYRKEDRIDVFTLSNEEYLKPNYSKHSRQSSASDKDKS, encoded by the exons GTGGGAGGTGGAGACAATGGACAACATCCATAGTCTTGACCCACGGAAACAAGAACTCCTAGAAGCGAGGTTTCTCGGAAACCGG CAATTGTGCAACAACCTAGGTGGCCAAGTGCCGTACCTGGGCCAGGCGATGGCGGTGTCCCAGCCGGCATCTGGGAGCCTGGGGGGTGGAGTAGTTTGTGGGGGAAGCAGCGCTTCGCTGCCCCCCTCATCTCAAGTTCTGGCTCATGTGTCTTCCTCTGGCAGTTCTAGCAACACCAACCACAATCAGGACTCTAATATGAGTACCGCCAGCCTGGGCTCCCAACATAGTGATAAAGAAATTGAG GCATCAGATAAGCACCACAGAACACCTCCCCaaacagaaaggaaaagaaaacggaaagatgACGGTGTAGCGGCAG GCAAAGGGGGTAGGGCAGGTGAAAATCCGAAGAAAGTGAATGAATATTTCAAG GGTGGCAGCCCGTTAGTGTCCCAGTTGACACCAACATTGAGCAGCATGGACTACCCTGGTCTCATGGCGCCGCCACAACAGAGGATGCTCCAGACAACGAGTCGGCAAATACAAACAGACCTCACCATCAATAAAATCAAGGAACTAGAAAGCAAATCAGCCCTGGACCTGGAAATAAGGGACAACAGGATAGATGAACTACAGAGG GGAAGCGAGGAGCTGAGGCGGCAAATGCAGGCACAACAGAAGGTCATTCAGAAGCAGGAGGAGCAACTGTTAAAATGTATAGATGTAACAAAGCAACTGTTAATAGAAAAG TCTGCCATGGAGAAGAAACAGTCCCGGCAGAAATGTATGCAAAATCGGTTAAGGCTAGGGCAGTTCGTCACACAGCGGCAGGGAGCATCCTTTGTGGAGAACTGGGTGGATGGGTACGCCTTCAACGAGCTCTTGAG GAAACAGGAGCAAATCACTTCAGAGCGGGAAGAAATTGAGAGGCAAAGGAAATTGCTGTGCAAGAAAAAGCCTACGACGGGGCAACCCAAGGGCAAGGGCGCAACCAACGGTGCTGCAGCCCTCGCCAACGGGGAATTTGTGAAACCGGAATCACCTAAGGA CATGGCAGTCCTGCAGCggttgtcctggtatgagtaCTACGAGCAGGAGGAAATTTTGAAGCTGCGACAGGTCTCTCTCAAGAAAGAGGACACGGACTTGCAGCTTGAGCTCGAAAAGCTGGAGCGTGAGCGGAACCTACACATACGTGAGCTGAAACGCATCCACAACGAAGACCAGTCTCGTTTCAACAACCACCCGGTGCTCAATGACCGCTACCTCTTGCTCATCCTTTTGGGTAAAGGAGGGTTTAGTGAAGTACATAAG GCGTTTGACTTGAAAGAACAGAGGTACGTAGCCTGTAAAATACATCAGCTGAACAAAGACTGGAAGGACGACAAGAAGGCCAATTATATAAA ACATGCCCTGCGAGAGTACAACATACACAAGTCGTTGGACCACCCCAGAGTGGTGAAGCTGTACGACGTCTTTGAGATCGACCCCAACTC GGTTACTAACTGGATGCTACCACTGGTCCCTGGCAGGTTCTGCACGGTGCTGGAGTACTGTGATGGGCACGACCTGGACTTCTACCTCAAGCAGCACAAGTCCATCCCCGAAAGGGAAGCTCGCTGCATTGTCATGCAGGTGGTGCATGCCCTCAAGTACCTCAATGAGATAAAGCCTCCGATCATTCACTATGACCTAAAACCCG GCAATATCCTGCTGGGTAGCGGGAGCCTTAGCGGCGAGATCAAGATCACGGACTTTGGGCTGAGCAAGATAATGGATGACGAGAACTACAGCCCTGAGTACGGTATGGACCTGACCTCGCAGGGCGCCGGCACGTACTGGTACCTGCCGCCAGAGTGCTTTGTGGTGGGCAAGAATCCGCCCAAGATATCCTCAAAAGTGGATGTTTGGAGCGTGGGTGTCATATTCTACCAATGTCTCTATGGGAAAAAG CCGTTTGGACACAACCAGTCACAAGCAACAATCCTAGAGGAGAACACAATCCTGAAGGCAACGGATGTTGAGTTTCCTCCCAAGCCTGTAGTCAGCAATGAAGCCAAG CAATTCATCAGGCGCTGCCTACAGTACCGGAAAGAAGACCGTATCGATGTGTTCACACTATCCAATGAGGAGTACCTGAAACCCAACTATTCAAAGCACAGCCGCCAGTCCAGTGCCTCGGACAAGGACAAATCGTAG